The Amycolatopsis sp. DG1A-15b genome window below encodes:
- a CDS encoding FixH family protein translates to MKRPTLLIAVVALVAAAGAAWLLWGGTGAKSATQQAVSGPYTVQFSAEQPRIGGNTFAVAVTGPAPEAVTVAPVMAQMGHALAPVPAGPDGPGHFRAADVGLPMAGQWEITVSLRGPGGPAQVVFPVLVK, encoded by the coding sequence ATGAAACGCCCGACGTTGCTGATCGCCGTCGTCGCCCTGGTCGCCGCGGCCGGTGCCGCCTGGCTGCTGTGGGGCGGCACGGGCGCGAAATCCGCCACCCAGCAAGCGGTTTCGGGACCGTACACCGTCCAGTTCTCCGCGGAGCAGCCGCGGATCGGCGGCAACACGTTCGCGGTGGCGGTGACCGGGCCGGCGCCCGAAGCCGTCACGGTCGCGCCGGTCATGGCGCAGATGGGGCACGCGCTCGCGCCGGTGCCCGCCGGGCCGGACGGGCCCGGCCACTTCCGCGCCGCGGACGTCGGGCTGCCGATGGCCGGGCAGTGGGAGATCACCGTTTCACTGCGCGGCCCCGGCGGGCCCGCGCAGGTCGTCTTTCCCGTGTTGGTCAAATAG